A single genomic interval of Rhododendron vialii isolate Sample 1 chromosome 3a, ASM3025357v1 harbors:
- the LOC131320421 gene encoding small polypeptide DEVIL 11, which produces MASATTTLPPQLYFDEKWKMSKKEGSRSSTTSRSSISKNSSRRLRCTFTRKCTRLVKEQRARFYIMRRCVTMLICWRDYGDS; this is translated from the coding sequence ATGGCCTCTGCCACTACCACTTTACCGCCGCAGTTGTATTTCGACGAGAAATGGAAGATGTCGAAGAAGGAAGGATCGAGGAGTAGTACTACTTCTCGCTCTTCAATTTCGAAGAATTCGTCGCGGAGATTGAGGTGTACGTTCACTAGGAAGTGCACTAGGCTCGTGAAGGAACAGAGGGCCAGGTTCTACATCATGAGGCGTTGTGTCACTATGCTCATCTGCTGGCGTGATTATGGAGATTcttga